One window of the Oncorhynchus mykiss isolate Arlee chromosome 5, USDA_OmykA_1.1, whole genome shotgun sequence genome contains the following:
- the lyrm7 gene encoding complex III assembly factor LYRM7: MASRLKVLRVFKALHRTRMELFKEDTRALTAARRKINEEFRKNKNETSEENISQMIKMAAGVEVFLRQDVVQAEHVAEDRIQLRPRESLLLENVPYCDTPRKRSSSNNAPKQSCNDAPITRCE; the protein is encoded by the exons ATGGCTTCTCGTTTGAAG GTCCTCAGAGTGTTCAAAGCACTGCACAGAACAAGAATGGAGTTGTTCAAAGAAGATACCAGAGCATTGACAG CTGCAAGACGAAAGATAAATGAGGAATTCAGGAAAAACAAAAATGAGACTTCGGAGGAAAACATCAGTCAG ATGATTAAAATGGCCGCTGGTGTGGAAGTGTTTCTTCGTCAAGATGTCGTACAAGCCGAGCATGTAGCTGAAGATAGGATTC AACTCCGACCTAGAGAGAGCCTTCTTCTGGAAAACGTACCGTACTGCGATACACCTAGAAAAAGATCTTCTTCCAACAATGCACCAAAACAAAGTTGTAATGATGCACCAATTACACGATGTGAATGA